The following proteins are encoded in a genomic region of Gemmatimonadaceae bacterium:
- a CDS encoding ATP-dependent DNA ligase yields MDLLCNPPILPMLANRVAELPPGEGWIFEPKWDGFRALIFRDGDELFIQSRDEKPLDRYFPELIEPLKRQLPKRCVLDGELVIALGNALDFEALQLRLHPAASRVTKLAGEMPASVVFFDLLCVGDEDLRTSPFAKRRRRLEKVLADTEAPIHITPATRDRATAADWFRRFEGAGLDGVVAKPEEGIYEPNKRVMLKVKHERDCDCVVAGFRWHKNARNTAVGSLLLGLYDEEGNLEHVGVCASFTDKKRHELVEFLAAYRKNALEEHPWRAWAEAEPNEGSHRRPGAQSRWSQGKDLSWEPLRPELVAEVAYDHMQGSRFRHTAQFRRWRPDKPPRACTYAQLEVVPPQELKAIFAEGRG; encoded by the coding sequence ATGGACCTCCTCTGCAATCCGCCAATTCTGCCGATGCTCGCCAACCGCGTCGCCGAATTACCACCCGGCGAGGGTTGGATCTTCGAGCCAAAATGGGATGGCTTCCGAGCGCTCATCTTTCGCGATGGCGACGAGCTGTTCATCCAGAGCCGCGACGAGAAGCCGCTCGATCGCTATTTTCCCGAGCTCATCGAACCGCTCAAGAGGCAGTTGCCGAAGCGCTGTGTGCTGGACGGTGAGCTCGTCATCGCGTTAGGCAATGCCCTCGATTTCGAGGCGTTGCAGCTCCGGCTTCATCCGGCCGCCTCGCGGGTGACGAAGCTCGCCGGGGAGATGCCGGCCTCGGTCGTCTTCTTCGATCTCCTCTGCGTCGGCGATGAGGATCTGCGCACGTCTCCATTCGCCAAGCGACGCAGGCGGCTCGAGAAAGTCCTCGCGGACACCGAGGCGCCGATCCACATCACGCCAGCGACGCGGGACCGTGCCACGGCCGCGGATTGGTTCCGTCGCTTCGAGGGTGCGGGGCTCGACGGGGTCGTCGCAAAACCCGAAGAGGGCATCTACGAGCCGAACAAGCGCGTGATGCTCAAGGTGAAACATGAACGCGACTGCGATTGTGTCGTTGCCGGTTTTCGCTGGCACAAGAACGCCAGGAACACAGCAGTTGGCTCGCTGCTTCTCGGCCTGTACGACGAGGAGGGCAATCTCGAGCACGTCGGTGTCTGCGCGAGCTTCACGGACAAGAAGCGGCACGAGCTCGTGGAGTTCCTTGCGGCATATCGAAAGAACGCGCTCGAGGAGCATCCGTGGCGGGCCTGGGCCGAGGCCGAGCCTAACGAGGGATCACATCGGCGTCCTGGCGCCCAGAGCCGGTGGAGTCAGGGGAAGGATCTCTCGTGGGAGCCGCTCCGCCCCGAGCTCGTCGCGGAAGTGGCCTATGACCATATGCAAGGCAGCCGCTTCCGGCACACGGCGCAGTTTCGGCGATGGCGGCCCGACAAGCCGCCGCGCGCGTGCACATACGCCC
- a CDS encoding ATP-binding protein, translated as MLPEVRRLRVALRDLVALSTLPAAWAGREPQTIATGLADVLIGALQLDFVFVRLNDHGGHAPVDASRGDAWKTFPSWLESRLASDRRKLFKQVIPDIGGGAKPRRGLIAPIGFDGLGGVAAVASDRNDFPTETDQLLLSVATNHAALAFQSAQLVHDLRTTEDRLRQARDELETKVAERTGELRRAGAELQTILDASPVAMVLVRRDRTVQRCNSAFERLVGLGANEVVGQRIPLTETIEERWAPLGDGHAFSGIEIRMTRKDGSEFDATLACAPLVDDEGRSAGVVANILDISDRKRAEEALRKAELELAHVTRLTMLGEMAASIAHEINQPLTAIVANATASLNWLSRPDAKLERAREALADIVKDGHRAADVIQRVRQLATKSDPKKTYLNINDVVRDVTTLVRSEIQKHRVSLCMSLASPLPSVFADRVQLQQVIINLVMNAVEAMDPVDDRRRELRIQSEVCEDRIVVAVQDDGVGIAPRQMDRLFSAFYTTKSGGMGIGLSISRSIIEGHGGRLWATPNAEHGSTFEFTLPVAS; from the coding sequence ATGCTCCCTGAGGTACGGCGCCTGCGAGTCGCGCTACGGGATCTCGTTGCGCTCTCGACACTCCCAGCCGCGTGGGCAGGCAGAGAACCGCAGACGATCGCGACCGGACTTGCTGACGTCCTGATCGGTGCGCTACAGCTCGACTTTGTTTTCGTTCGCCTGAACGATCACGGGGGCCACGCTCCAGTCGACGCGTCGCGCGGTGACGCATGGAAGACATTTCCGAGTTGGCTCGAGAGTCGACTCGCCAGCGACCGGCGAAAGCTGTTCAAGCAGGTCATTCCGGATATCGGTGGCGGCGCGAAGCCGCGTCGTGGCCTCATCGCTCCAATTGGCTTCGACGGGCTCGGTGGCGTCGCCGCCGTCGCCTCCGATCGCAATGACTTCCCCACCGAGACCGATCAGTTGCTGCTCTCCGTTGCGACGAATCACGCCGCGTTGGCGTTTCAGAGCGCGCAGCTCGTGCACGACCTGCGCACCACGGAGGATCGGCTACGACAGGCTCGCGACGAGCTCGAGACCAAGGTGGCGGAACGGACGGGTGAGCTGCGCCGCGCCGGCGCCGAGCTGCAGACGATTCTCGATGCCTCACCGGTTGCCATGGTCCTCGTCCGGCGAGACCGGACGGTGCAGCGTTGCAATTCCGCGTTCGAGCGACTCGTCGGCTTGGGCGCCAATGAAGTCGTCGGCCAGCGCATTCCGTTGACGGAGACCATCGAGGAGCGGTGGGCGCCGCTTGGCGACGGTCACGCGTTTTCCGGGATCGAGATCCGGATGACGCGGAAGGATGGATCGGAATTCGACGCGACACTCGCGTGCGCGCCGCTCGTCGATGATGAGGGACGATCGGCGGGCGTTGTCGCCAACATCCTGGACATCAGCGATCGAAAGCGCGCGGAGGAGGCGTTGCGCAAGGCGGAGTTGGAGCTCGCGCATGTCACGCGCCTCACGATGCTCGGCGAGATGGCGGCGTCGATCGCGCACGAGATCAATCAGCCGCTGACGGCGATCGTGGCCAACGCCACGGCGTCGCTCAACTGGCTGAGCAGGCCGGACGCGAAGCTCGAGCGGGCGCGCGAGGCACTCGCCGATATTGTCAAGGACGGACACCGAGCGGCTGACGTGATCCAGCGGGTCCGGCAACTCGCCACCAAGAGCGACCCGAAGAAGACGTACCTCAATATCAACGACGTCGTACGCGACGTGACGACGCTCGTTCGGAGTGAGATACAGAAGCACCGCGTGTCGTTATGCATGTCGTTGGCCTCGCCGCTCCCATCGGTGTTCGCCGATCGCGTCCAGCTGCAGCAGGTGATCATCAACCTCGTAATGAACGCCGTCGAGGCGATGGATCCCGTCGACGACCGTCGTCGAGAGCTCCGGATCCAGTCGGAGGTCTGTGAGGACCGAATCGTCGTCGCGGTGCAGGACGACGGCGTTGGCATCGCCCCCCGGCAGATGGACCGGCTGTTCAGCGCATTCTACACGACGAAATCCGGAGGCATGGGCATCGGCCTCTCGATCAGTCGATCGATCATCGAGGGACACGGTGGGCGCCTCTGGGCAACGCCTAACGCGGAACACGGTTCGACATTCGAATTCACGCTGCCAGTCGCGTCGTGA
- a CDS encoding MEDS domain-containing protein: MATHDNDVVCIVDDDESLRRSLRNLLTSVGVQVETFGSAEAFLASEYLAIPCCLVLDLRMPGMGGMELLGQLTSIGAPHPAIVLTGHGDDETRRRCLRAGAIAFLEKPFQSDALLHAVARAASTLPVRARAATDAPANRSSTSQNENENLTSNGSIQFAGHILENHCHICAFFNGADEEHRVLRSFVKDGLDAGEKSVHIVDPDRRDDHLRWLREEGVDVEQAMATGQLAVHPWADAYLRDERFDQDSMLAYVEAMLRANEASDSGRTRVVAHMEWALLDKPGVEDLVEYEARANRLLSQHHTPVICAYDLSKFSASVVMDVLRTHPMVIIGGVLQENPFFVSPEQFLVEIRDRSCGRANASTTS, translated from the coding sequence ATGGCTACGCACGACAACGATGTCGTTTGCATAGTCGACGACGATGAATCTCTTCGCCGGTCGCTCAGAAATCTCTTGACGTCGGTCGGAGTCCAGGTCGAGACGTTCGGTTCAGCCGAGGCCTTTCTCGCGAGCGAATACCTGGCAATCCCCTGCTGTCTCGTCCTGGACCTCCGAATGCCCGGCATGGGTGGCATGGAGCTACTGGGTCAGCTCACGTCCATTGGTGCACCGCACCCAGCCATCGTGCTCACCGGACACGGTGACGATGAAACGCGACGACGTTGTCTTCGCGCTGGAGCGATCGCGTTCCTCGAGAAGCCATTCCAGAGCGACGCACTGCTCCACGCCGTAGCGCGCGCCGCGTCAACGCTGCCAGTAAGGGCACGCGCGGCGACCGATGCTCCAGCGAATCGTTCGAGCACGTCGCAAAACGAGAATGAGAACCTAACGAGCAACGGCTCAATCCAGTTCGCTGGGCACATCCTCGAAAATCACTGTCACATCTGCGCGTTTTTCAACGGAGCCGACGAGGAACATCGCGTGCTACGCTCGTTCGTGAAGGACGGACTCGATGCGGGCGAAAAGAGCGTTCACATTGTCGATCCGGACAGGCGCGACGATCACCTGCGGTGGCTCCGCGAGGAGGGGGTCGACGTCGAGCAGGCGATGGCCACGGGGCAATTGGCAGTGCACCCTTGGGCCGATGCCTACCTGCGCGACGAACGCTTCGACCAGGACTCCATGTTGGCCTATGTCGAAGCGATGCTGCGCGCGAACGAGGCGTCGGATTCGGGACGCACGCGCGTCGTTGCGCACATGGAGTGGGCCTTGCTCGACAAGCCAGGTGTCGAGGATCTGGTCGAGTACGAGGCGCGCGCCAACCGACTGCTGTCCCAACATCACACACCGGTCATCTGCGCGTACGATCTCTCGAAGTTCAGCGCGAGCGTCGTCATGGACGTCCTGCGCACGCATCCGATGGTGATCATCGGTGGCGTCTTGCAGGAGAATCCCTTCTTCGTCTCGCCCGAGCAGTTCCTCGTCGAGATCAGAGATCGATCGTGCGGGCGGGCGAACGCGTCGACAACGAGTTAG